In Natronococcus occultus SP4, the following proteins share a genomic window:
- a CDS encoding DUF5794 domain-containing protein, translating into MSTSQHPVALRLESLVGGDTKLLALVMMLPLIDGIFPALILAGALDDPLGAVQIGLLIFGGSATVAVILAEMSGTPREQITVVLLVGIPLIVLAAIQAALAPAIDTVLNEAVFERFAAIVILAIAAKTASATIGEYLPSPAVIVGLGLLASLEPSGAAFIVMDDPALVANATLAAVVGVAFALGVAISGPYLREYMDIDRFRFGSAVALGLLPLSLLGMAFGQAPLAALLVAAVFAIDIPLDREDEDVSTPSQSTESSPRFSTPSPSPSASPESAPAVGTGPLFNPGGSSSGSSGDRSASTDGGQNESEDDADEEEDSLGDDDEERAPWL; encoded by the coding sequence ATGAGCACGTCCCAACACCCGGTCGCCCTCCGGCTCGAGAGCCTCGTGGGCGGCGATACGAAGCTGTTAGCACTCGTGATGATGCTCCCGCTGATCGACGGGATCTTCCCGGCGTTGATCCTCGCGGGAGCGCTCGACGACCCGCTCGGTGCCGTCCAGATCGGGCTGTTGATCTTCGGCGGAAGCGCCACCGTCGCGGTGATCCTCGCCGAGATGAGCGGGACGCCCCGCGAGCAGATCACGGTCGTGTTGCTGGTCGGAATCCCGCTGATCGTCCTCGCGGCTATCCAGGCGGCGCTGGCACCGGCGATCGACACCGTCCTCAACGAGGCGGTCTTCGAGCGGTTCGCGGCGATCGTCATCCTCGCGATCGCGGCCAAAACCGCGAGCGCGACGATCGGCGAGTATCTGCCCAGTCCCGCCGTGATCGTCGGCCTGGGGCTGCTGGCGAGTCTCGAACCCTCGGGTGCGGCGTTCATCGTGATGGACGACCCCGCACTGGTCGCGAACGCGACGCTCGCGGCGGTCGTCGGCGTCGCCTTCGCGCTCGGGGTCGCCATCAGCGGCCCGTACCTGCGCGAGTACATGGACATCGACAGGTTTCGGTTCGGCAGCGCCGTCGCGCTGGGGCTGTTGCCCCTGTCGCTTTTGGGGATGGCCTTCGGTCAGGCGCCGCTCGCGGCGCTGCTGGTCGCGGCCGTCTTCGCCATCGACATCCCGCTGGACCGCGAGGACGAGGACGTCTCCACCCCGTCGCAGTCGACCGAGAGCTCGCCGCGGTTCTCGACGCCGTCCCCGTCGCCGTCGGCGTCACCGGAGTCGGCGCCCGCAGTCGGCACGGGGCCGCTGTTCAACCCCGGCGGTTCGAGTTCGGGTTCGAGCGGCGATCGGAGCGCCTCGACCGACGGTGGCCAGAACGAATCCGAGGACGACGCCGACGAGGAGGAGGACAGTCTGGGTGACGACGACGAGGAACGCGCCCCCTGGCTCTAA